TTGCTTCCTTCACACGTTCCGCACCTTGGTGACGTGCTCGTATGGCTTCCCATAGGGATTTAGCCGAACCTTGATCTCCAACTTGCAGGATGAGTGACTCGGGGATGGATTGAAACAGTAGAGCAGTTGCAACGTCGTTCATCTTCTGATCGGTGGATCCAGGATCAATAGTCTCCCACACCTCGCTAACTCGAAGCGTGATTCTCATACGCATCGACCAAACGGTATAGTTTGTCGATGTTAACATCGGACATTGGATGGATGGTGATCCAAGGTCCTTGGTTCGCGGCAACGGATTTGAGTCGTCCCCCATACTTGGTTATGAACAGCTTCTCCTTCACAACCTTGATCTGAGCTACAAccttagctctgataccatgttaaatttgggcttatcatGGACTtataactaaaaaccaattggcaattagtagattgactctaaccctttatatattaatgatagtccattcaaacttcagatgtgggacttggattgtatccaacAGACTTGAAGTGTTCAAGGTGAAGAAGACTCCACTTTCAGTGTAATCACTCATagccaataataataaacaaccaaaaaaaaagggcaAAAATATAAACTTAGAAACTTTAGGAGACAAACGTGGCTTGTGGGAGTGGGGAAGTTTGTGCTCCCCAATGTTCCAACTCACATGGATACCACAAAGGCTTTGCAAGAAAATTTGATCTACTATCTTTAAATAATTGAAGAGAGTAATGGACTAGCATTAACTCTTTtccaacaataaaataaaatccaacttttgattctttaattatttgttacATTTGCTGAACATGTAAGGGTGATTCGCAAAAAGTGAGGATTCAATATTGTCCAAATTcctaattaagaaatatatatgtccTCGGAAGATTCTTCGAACGAGATCGTGGTCTTCTAATCATCTAATGGGTGAATGGAAAatgcatatttagaaaataaaagattctaGCTGCCTGTTATCGGAAATATATCTACTAGATTTTTATTCGTCAAATCGGTACTTAAATAGTTATAATCCCGTAGGCCGTAGCTAGATTCTAATTGGTACGTAGTACTTTATAGTTGTAATCCTAGCCTCGTAACTTTCGTCACGTTTGTCCCACTATAGTGCTACGCTATATACATGATTGGGCAATAGCATTGATCTTAATCTCAATCTTGAATAATGTGAATTGATACATGAGATGTAATCTAAAATTTGGACCACAGATAAGTAACTGAGGAAACAATTATGGACGAAAGGATAGTTCTTACTACACTTAACATGATCATCGGTTGATGGGGAGATAGATCTATACGGAATCAGTTTTCTTCAGGAAccaagaggagaagaagagaatgagtaCTAGAAATATGTTAAAGAGACAGACCAAACATAGCCCAACCTTAATCAACGTCATCTCCTTCTGTTTAGATCCGTCATCATCGCGGGTCATTTTAACATCTTCGATATGGAGATGAACACCGGGATCTCTTAGCTTAACCTTGCTACCGAGCAAAGCTGACCCACACGTTGCTTGAACGTTGCTGTTCACGTAGATGTTGATCCTGCAACCACTTTGACTCGCTATGTCTACATCCCTAGGTGCTACCATCACCGCCCCAACATTTCTCCCGTTCAAGTTGATTCCACCAAAATCGGATTCAGGACCAGGATACTCTCTTTCATCTTCCATTTTGGGACAAGTACTGCAAAATGATTCTGTTCTATCCCTCCAGTTTCATGATATTGGCTCTATATGCTTTGCTTGGTATTTGAGGTTTCCTAAAGTTCTTTACTGTTTTTTACAGCTAGAAGCAAAGTTATATATTCTAAGGTTTGCATAACTAGATTCCTTACCCGCCCCAACAACTCATGGGTGCCGGGTGCCAATGGCTCCATATCTATGACTAGATTCTAAAGATAGGTAGGGTATCAATGTTTCAAATCTGTACATAACCAAGTTGAATACCCTCTTGACCATGTAAAGGAAACTTCAAATCACTCAGGGTTTAAACTCTATTGCATACAGATACAAGTTGAACCATTTTTGCGCAACATACACCACCAAACTAAATGGAATTCAAAGACGAAAGCATATGGCTTTAGTTATACTCAAGAGCAAAGTAGGGACATGGAGTTCGAAACGAACCAGATACTGCATAATTTCTAAGGGGCCAAATCGCCCCATCAAGAAAGATAATGTCCCCTCTCTACTTATAATGATGTTGATgtgttataattttttccagAACACAACAAAGAGGAGGACCCGTTTATTATTGACAAAAGTAAATGAAAGACATCAACATACCAAATCTGGTTTCCGCGATTTCATTGTGACACTTGCATGAAAAAATTAGTCCAGGAAAAGACCTTTGAGCAGAAGCAGCAATCAAGGATAGAAGTCTGTTGGTATCTTTTCACTGACAGTAGAACCGAAGTTAGGACCGCCCTTGCGATATTGGATAAGAAACTCAACCGGATATCCTTTCAATTTATGGGGGACAAGGTCCAAATCCTGAAACTTGAAGGCTGAAACAGCCATTGTTGTATAATAAAGAGTGAGAATCAGT
The Camelina sativa cultivar DH55 chromosome 15, Cs, whole genome shotgun sequence DNA segment above includes these coding regions:
- the LOC104747829 gene encoding uncharacterized protein LOC104747829 encodes the protein MEDEREYPGPESDFGGINLNGRNVGAVMVAPRDVDIASQSGCRINIYVNSNVQATCGSALLGSKVKLRDPGVHLHIEDVKMTRDDDGSKQKEMTLIKVGLCLVCLFNIFLVLILFFSSWFLKKTDSV